One Alicyclobacillus acidoterrestris DNA window includes the following coding sequences:
- a CDS encoding RNA polymerase sigma factor — MEIAEEVIQRVCLGDEQAYEELFRLSWEQAVRTSWLILRNQHDAEEVAQDSFLKLYKHRHQLKDVRAFHSWFYRILMNTALDKTRRRKTVVNIDQVQLLATGDDIAQADTRVMIDEAMKQLSYAERVAFVLVDYIGCTENEAAQIAGWGLGKLKYRLRRARSIIAKHFTGDAIKGKMQAKGGIQHV; from the coding sequence ATGGAGATAGCAGAGGAAGTGATTCAGCGCGTATGCCTTGGAGATGAACAGGCATACGAAGAATTGTTTCGTCTCAGTTGGGAACAAGCCGTTCGAACTAGCTGGCTCATACTTCGAAATCAGCATGACGCTGAGGAGGTTGCCCAAGATTCTTTTCTCAAATTATATAAACATCGACATCAGTTAAAAGACGTGCGGGCCTTTCATAGTTGGTTTTATCGCATTCTGATGAATACAGCGCTTGACAAAACCAGAAGACGAAAGACCGTGGTGAACATCGACCAAGTACAGCTCTTGGCAACAGGCGATGACATCGCGCAAGCAGACACACGGGTGATGATTGACGAAGCGATGAAGCAACTTTCATACGCAGAACGGGTTGCTTTCGTACTCGTAGATTATATCGGCTGTACAGAAAACGAAGCTGCTCAGATTGCAGGCTGGGGACTTGGAAAGTTGAAATACCGATTACGACGTGCACGGAGTATCATCGCAAAACATTTTACGGGCGACGCAATAAAGGGAAAGATGCAAGCCAAAGGGGGCATACAGCATGTCTGA
- a CDS encoding YbfB/YjiJ family MFS transporter, translating into MFIQQSANDDRPRKVWPSLLGGALALFVAMGVSRFAYTPILPLMQEETHFSSAVAGYLASSNYLGYLFGAFAAGSVSWLRRHRQLAFRCSLCLCIATTGCMAVTSQTGIWLILRLLSGISSAVVFVLVSSIVMDDLARQNRQALSGVFYGGVGLGIAVTGALVPEINHAFAWQGSWLGMMVLSICLGIPAMGCIRAPITAANGQPTAATSHAVANKRLFSWLIVAYGCEGLGYIITATFLVEMASSLPALHKFASYLWVVAGMAALPSCLFGAMLARRFGDVQVLVVAYLLQAVGVLLPVAIPNAFAGCVGAILFGGTFMGITALATNLGRKLRPHNSGGAIGLMTGTYGIGQVVGAGGAGWLASVSGGFAVPTIISAAVVFAGALVLVVGRVIVLSTDAEGAQAKR; encoded by the coding sequence TTGTTTATTCAACAATCGGCTAACGATGACCGCCCGCGCAAAGTGTGGCCGTCGCTGCTCGGTGGTGCACTGGCGCTGTTTGTCGCCATGGGTGTCAGTCGCTTCGCATATACGCCCATCTTGCCGTTGATGCAGGAAGAGACCCATTTTTCGAGTGCCGTGGCGGGCTACCTCGCATCGAGTAATTATTTGGGTTACCTTTTCGGCGCTTTCGCTGCAGGATCCGTCTCGTGGCTACGCCGCCATCGTCAGTTGGCGTTTCGATGTTCGCTCTGCCTGTGTATCGCGACAACTGGATGTATGGCTGTGACGTCCCAAACTGGGATTTGGCTGATTTTGCGGCTGTTGTCCGGTATATCGAGCGCCGTGGTGTTTGTGTTGGTGTCGAGTATTGTGATGGATGATTTGGCCAGGCAAAACCGCCAAGCACTGTCGGGCGTCTTCTACGGCGGCGTAGGCCTTGGAATCGCCGTAACGGGCGCACTGGTTCCTGAAATCAATCATGCTTTTGCCTGGCAAGGCAGCTGGCTTGGAATGATGGTGTTGAGTATTTGTCTCGGCATCCCAGCCATGGGGTGCATTCGGGCGCCCATAACGGCGGCGAACGGGCAGCCGACCGCAGCTACGTCGCATGCGGTCGCGAACAAACGGCTGTTTTCATGGCTCATTGTAGCCTATGGTTGTGAGGGCCTAGGATACATCATCACAGCCACATTCCTCGTCGAGATGGCGTCGAGCCTGCCGGCGTTGCACAAGTTTGCGTCGTATCTTTGGGTGGTGGCCGGGATGGCCGCTTTGCCCTCGTGCCTGTTTGGAGCCATGTTGGCCCGTCGCTTCGGCGACGTTCAAGTCCTCGTGGTAGCTTATTTGTTGCAGGCGGTGGGCGTATTATTGCCAGTTGCCATCCCGAATGCCTTCGCTGGATGCGTTGGCGCCATTCTGTTTGGCGGTACGTTTATGGGGATCACCGCCTTGGCCACAAACCTCGGCCGAAAGCTACGCCCACACAATAGCGGCGGCGCGATTGGACTGATGACTGGCACTTACGGCATCGGACAGGTGGTTGGTGCGGGCGGCGCTGGATGGTTGGCAAGTGTGTCGGGCGGCTTCGCAGTTCCCACGATAATATCCGCCGCCGTCGTGTTCGCCGGTGCGCTGGTTCTCGTTGTCGGCAGAGTGATTGTGCTATCAACGGATGCCGAGGGTGCACAAGCGAAACGCTAG
- a CDS encoding LysR family transcriptional regulator, producing MELRDLTIFTTVARTKSVTKAAEQLGYVQSNITARIQHLERTLGTPLFHRRPRGVSLTSSGETLFHYAQRILALCSEAERALQDTQTPSGQLRIAAMETTTATRLPGILARYHEAYPNVELVLKTGSTNELINAVLHDDIEAAFVAGPVQHPQLETVAVIEEQLVLIGRDGRLELAPTDKATIVAFREGCSYRKRLEQYLDHVGITSRQVIELGTLDGILGCVAVGMGISMVPQAVVEQSRYFVDVSYLPDEFGHIPTVLIRRKDAFLSAALSKFIEAVQPM from the coding sequence GTGGAATTGCGAGACTTGACCATTTTCACCACCGTGGCGAGGACGAAAAGTGTGACCAAAGCCGCCGAACAGCTCGGCTACGTTCAATCGAACATCACCGCCCGCATCCAGCACTTGGAGCGCACACTGGGCACACCGCTGTTCCACCGGCGTCCTCGAGGCGTGTCCCTGACGTCCAGTGGTGAGACGCTGTTCCACTACGCACAACGAATTCTGGCACTGTGCTCCGAGGCCGAACGCGCCCTCCAAGATACGCAGACCCCTAGTGGACAGTTGCGTATTGCAGCCATGGAAACGACGACGGCGACCCGACTGCCCGGGATTTTAGCGAGATATCACGAAGCGTACCCAAATGTCGAGTTGGTGTTGAAGACGGGATCGACCAATGAATTGATAAACGCCGTCTTGCACGATGACATCGAGGCGGCGTTTGTCGCGGGGCCCGTTCAACATCCACAGCTTGAGACGGTCGCCGTCATCGAAGAACAACTTGTGCTCATCGGTCGTGACGGCCGCCTCGAACTCGCACCGACGGATAAAGCGACGATTGTCGCGTTTCGAGAGGGGTGCTCTTACAGAAAGCGTCTCGAACAATACTTGGATCACGTCGGCATCACATCCCGCCAGGTAATAGAACTGGGGACACTGGATGGGATATTGGGCTGTGTAGCTGTTGGCATGGGCATCTCGATGGTTCCTCAGGCGGTCGTTGAACAGAGTCGCTACTTTGTCGACGTAAGCTATCTCCCAGACGAGTTCGGCCATATCCCGACGGTGTTGATCCGCCGCAAGGACGCTTTTCTCTCTGCGGCGTTGTCCAAGTTTATTGAGGCGGTCCAACCAATGTAA
- a CDS encoding glutathione peroxidase: protein MSVYDFTAKRIDGSTQSLSEYQGNVLLIVNTASKCGFTPQYEGLEALYRKYQDEGFVILGFPCNQFGRQEPGSEAEIAQFCQMTYDVTFPMFAKIDVNGRNAHPLYQYLKSEAGGVLGSQAIKWNFTKFLVNRQGKVLKRFAPTVSPSEMEQDVVEALRGEA from the coding sequence ATGAGCGTGTACGATTTTACGGCGAAGCGCATTGATGGCTCAACACAGTCCTTGTCGGAGTATCAGGGGAACGTGTTGCTCATCGTCAACACGGCGAGTAAGTGTGGATTTACCCCTCAATACGAAGGGCTCGAAGCATTGTACCGAAAGTATCAGGATGAGGGATTTGTGATTCTCGGTTTTCCATGCAACCAATTCGGCAGGCAGGAACCTGGTTCAGAAGCGGAGATTGCGCAGTTCTGCCAGATGACTTACGACGTGACGTTCCCGATGTTTGCGAAGATTGATGTGAACGGGCGAAATGCGCATCCGCTGTATCAGTACTTAAAGTCGGAAGCAGGCGGGGTGCTGGGCAGCCAGGCCATCAAGTGGAACTTCACGAAATTTCTTGTCAATCGACAGGGAAAAGTACTGAAGCGCTTTGCGCCGACAGTGTCGCCAAGCGAAATGGAGCAAGATGTCGTGGAGGCTCTGCGCGGGGAGGCGTGA
- a CDS encoding DUF4179 domain-containing protein: MSDKYHRLLTEDAARIHVPPMTWKEVKSKSIHSTNVTRKRNRWLAYGASAATLAIVAVGASGFVSPVMAATLHKIPVIGSLYSFEIPQMNQYASTTDPSATDHGITLSVPKAYYDGGQLSVVYEIQVPQGYQALDVGDQDGSQLSMTSGVIDATLNGKKLPSNNEQWNDTLNTQYTYKGEIDWNLSSDQLPSSGNLTIPIHQIGTVNGNWTLSIPVSRISVDKVTQVQSLKGISSNAYGLTLSAKKVAVDPVFTTIAMEMREPVQADGKPKYPLSYQLNFRRPKRASMP, from the coding sequence ATGTCTGACAAGTATCATCGCTTGTTGACAGAAGATGCGGCGCGAATTCATGTACCACCAATGACGTGGAAAGAAGTAAAATCCAAATCGATACATTCAACAAACGTGACGCGTAAGCGAAATCGTTGGCTGGCTTATGGCGCTAGCGCCGCAACGCTTGCTATTGTCGCGGTTGGCGCATCTGGATTTGTCTCACCCGTCATGGCCGCAACACTCCATAAGATCCCTGTGATTGGATCCCTGTACTCCTTTGAAATCCCCCAGATGAACCAGTATGCTTCAACGACTGACCCGTCAGCCACCGATCACGGCATCACTCTGTCCGTACCCAAAGCGTACTATGACGGGGGGCAGTTGTCGGTTGTATACGAAATTCAAGTTCCACAAGGATATCAAGCGCTGGACGTAGGAGACCAAGACGGATCGCAATTGTCAATGACCAGTGGTGTTATTGATGCGACACTTAACGGAAAAAAACTGCCTTCCAACAATGAACAATGGAACGATACCTTAAACACTCAGTACACCTATAAAGGTGAAATCGACTGGAACCTTTCATCTGATCAACTCCCGTCTAGCGGGAATTTGACGATTCCCATTCATCAAATTGGAACGGTAAATGGGAATTGGACGCTATCTATCCCTGTGTCTCGAATATCAGTGGACAAAGTGACACAGGTACAATCACTAAAGGGTATATCGTCCAATGCCTATGGACTTACATTAAGTGCCAAGAAAGTTGCCGTTGATCCTGTGTTTACAACCATAGCGATGGAAATGCGGGAACCAGTGCAAGCAGATGGAAAACCCAAATATCCATTGTCTTATCAACTCAACTTTCGCAGACCAAAACGGGCAAGTATGCCTTGA
- a CDS encoding GNAT family N-acetyltransferase, which translates to MTVLQTERLILRRWTENDIAAMAAINADGEVMRWIGKGFPATVDETRAAIARWESAWEERGYGLFAVEVRETKQLAGFVGLSVPTFLPEVLPAVEIGWRLGRPYWGVGIATEAAKEVLRFGFQDCNLDEIISICQVGNHASERVMQKIGMRFDRETIDPSAQRPVRVYVVGGRLVSPICN; encoded by the coding sequence ATGACGGTTTTACAGACAGAGCGGCTCATCCTTCGGCGTTGGACCGAAAACGATATCGCGGCCATGGCGGCGATCAACGCCGATGGCGAAGTGATGCGCTGGATAGGCAAAGGGTTTCCTGCAACCGTGGATGAGACGAGGGCAGCCATCGCCCGCTGGGAGTCGGCATGGGAGGAGCGGGGGTACGGTCTATTTGCGGTCGAAGTGCGCGAGACCAAGCAACTCGCAGGCTTTGTCGGTCTTTCTGTGCCTACTTTTTTACCCGAAGTGCTGCCAGCCGTAGAAATTGGCTGGCGACTCGGTCGTCCGTATTGGGGAGTTGGCATCGCGACAGAGGCGGCCAAGGAAGTCTTGCGTTTTGGTTTCCAAGACTGCAACCTCGACGAGATTATCAGCATTTGTCAAGTTGGCAATCACGCGTCGGAGCGCGTGATGCAGAAAATCGGCATGCGATTCGACCGCGAGACGATAGATCCGTCTGCGCAGCGTCCCGTGCGCGTGTATGTAGTGGGTGGACGTTTGGTATCGCCTATATGTAATTAA
- a CDS encoding GNAT family N-acetyltransferase, with protein sequence MIFESKDFYVDAVDPIDIQEIANVYNSNPEFLMRHTGRDRVTHPWIRNELAAMKGAGFVSGKIVEKLSRDIVGVIDFQVAKESYLSLLMLHAQAKNRGYGRQLYEAFEFYACRHQSTQIRLDVVTDYNDAVLRFWSKSGFHRYKDIELDWAGVVLPAVVMKKDLRPPELR encoded by the coding sequence TTGATTTTTGAATCGAAAGATTTCTACGTAGACGCAGTTGACCCGATAGATATACAGGAGATAGCCAACGTGTACAATTCGAATCCGGAGTTTTTGATGCGCCATACGGGGCGGGATCGAGTGACGCATCCATGGATACGAAACGAATTGGCGGCGATGAAAGGCGCAGGCTTTGTCTCAGGCAAAATCGTTGAAAAGCTGTCTCGCGACATCGTCGGCGTCATCGATTTCCAGGTGGCCAAAGAAAGTTACTTGTCCCTGCTCATGCTGCATGCACAAGCCAAAAACCGAGGGTACGGCAGGCAACTCTACGAAGCATTCGAATTCTACGCCTGCCGTCACCAAAGCACGCAAATCCGGTTGGACGTGGTCACTGACTACAATGATGCAGTGCTTCGTTTCTGGAGCAAAAGCGGGTTTCATCGGTATAAGGACATTGAACTAGATTGGGCAGGCGTCGTCTTGCCAGCTGTGGTGATGAAAAAAGATTTGCGCCCACCAGAACTGCGTTGA
- a CDS encoding IS4 family transposase yields MIEHNVENNQLPVEIRPAFQELRVLSHLRKAGITKRFGFSCSFLFQLVFVLIFHHRNWFQLLDGAKGASLPGKDTVYRFLNHTGFAWRRFLLSLSVETVSKTKSLTSDERVNVFIVDDSMYERNRSKSVELLARLKDHAWNCYYKGFRMLTLGWSDGHTFIPLDFSLLSSVKSQIHGINQSIDKRTHGYKRRIESLLPAPQIVPAMIDRALAAGMNAPYVLMDSWFTYAPLIQAILDRGLDVIGMVKTDNKRYLLGDRRLTLQELYYAATPVQGTNKNILRAINTQLSPGIPIKMVFVRHRAHKKEWLAILCTDTSLTVEEIIQIYGIRWDIEVFFKCTKSLLRLQKEFQGRSYDMLISHTTIVFSRYILLAWQHRQSTDDRTLGNLFLALCDEVSDLDWAIVLKQLVDFVISVAKKSSKRISTFIISQLQNWINGLPRYIKAYLPVLVCES; encoded by the coding sequence ATGATAGAGCATAACGTAGAAAATAATCAATTGCCTGTTGAAATTCGCCCTGCCTTTCAGGAACTCAGGGTCCTCTCACATCTGCGCAAAGCCGGCATTACCAAGAGATTTGGATTTTCTTGCTCCTTTTTGTTCCAGCTTGTGTTTGTGTTGATATTTCACCATCGAAACTGGTTCCAACTTCTTGACGGTGCGAAGGGAGCCTCATTGCCTGGAAAAGACACCGTGTATCGTTTTCTCAATCACACCGGATTCGCATGGCGACGTTTTCTCTTATCACTGAGTGTAGAAACCGTGAGTAAAACCAAATCTTTAACGTCTGACGAACGCGTCAACGTATTCATTGTCGATGACTCTATGTACGAGCGAAACCGAAGCAAATCTGTAGAGCTCTTGGCTCGACTCAAAGATCACGCTTGGAACTGCTATTACAAGGGATTTCGCATGCTCACGCTCGGTTGGTCGGATGGTCACACGTTCATTCCCCTCGATTTTTCTCTTCTCAGTTCCGTTAAGTCGCAGATTCACGGTATAAACCAATCGATTGATAAACGCACGCATGGATATAAACGAAGGATCGAATCCCTTCTTCCGGCTCCACAAATCGTCCCCGCCATGATTGACCGGGCGCTGGCTGCTGGGATGAATGCCCCGTACGTCTTGATGGACAGTTGGTTCACGTATGCACCACTGATTCAGGCGATATTAGACAGAGGTCTGGATGTGATCGGCATGGTTAAAACGGACAATAAACGCTACTTACTCGGAGATCGTCGTCTGACCTTGCAAGAACTGTATTATGCCGCTACGCCTGTTCAAGGTACGAATAAAAACATTTTACGCGCGATAAACACACAGCTCAGCCCAGGCATCCCAATTAAGATGGTGTTTGTCCGCCATCGGGCTCACAAAAAAGAATGGTTAGCGATCCTTTGCACGGATACGTCCCTCACAGTGGAAGAGATCATCCAAATATACGGTATCCGCTGGGATATTGAAGTTTTTTTCAAATGCACAAAATCCTTGTTACGTCTGCAGAAAGAGTTCCAAGGTCGTTCCTATGACATGCTTATCAGCCACACGACGATTGTGTTCTCGCGGTACATTCTTCTAGCTTGGCAGCATCGACAGAGCACGGATGATCGCACCTTGGGAAATCTGTTTCTAGCACTGTGCGATGAAGTCAGCGACTTAGATTGGGCCATTGTATTGAAGCAGCTGGTTGATTTTGTGATAAGTGTTGCTAAAAAATCCAGCAAGCGCATCTCAACATTCATCATCAGTCAACTACAGAACTGGATAAACGGTTTACCCAGATACATCAAGGCATACTTGCCCGTTTTGGTCTGCGAAAGTTGA
- a CDS encoding transposase — protein MPGRKWTVDEKMNIVLEGMVPGANISEVCRQHGVAQSLYYKWRDAFLAGGRAGLQSGPSTREQELEKQLQEAMSKIGEQAMEIDVLRKKSNWGRK, from the coding sequence ATGCCAGGACGTAAGTGGACTGTGGACGAGAAAATGAACATTGTGTTGGAAGGGATGGTTCCCGGGGCGAATATCAGCGAGGTTTGCCGACAGCATGGTGTGGCCCAAAGTCTGTATTACAAGTGGCGTGACGCATTTCTGGCTGGTGGACGAGCAGGGCTTCAGTCAGGTCCTTCTACCCGGGAGCAGGAGTTGGAGAAGCAGTTGCAGGAAGCCATGAGCAAAATTGGCGAGCAGGCTATGGAAATCGATGTGTTGCGAAAAAAATCGAACTGGGGCCGGAAGTAA
- a CDS encoding IS3 family transposase produces MVAQLVKEGFRVPVIAKALELNRTYCYSLLKEPVKKAKKAVIDKDALLKQRIRHLCERFPRYGYRRIKVMLRRQYSMQVNHKRVHRLMREMGLLVKSPQREASRKKRSGKIPVSQSNEHFQCDMTKIWCGKDGWGYLFAVIDAYDREIVGYSFSRYCRTEELLQAVDNAFNYRFPSGVRGANLTLRTDNGCQMTSRRFVQAMKDCQVKHERTGYNNPDADGYIERFFRSLKEEEVWMQEYDNFAEAKIAIKTYIEFYNKERPHSALGYRTPQEFRKWKESKEAA; encoded by the coding sequence TTGGTTGCTCAGCTCGTCAAGGAAGGGTTTCGGGTCCCAGTGATTGCGAAAGCATTGGAGCTGAATCGAACTTATTGTTATAGCTTGTTAAAGGAGCCTGTGAAGAAGGCGAAAAAAGCGGTTATAGATAAAGACGCCCTATTGAAACAGCGGATTCGCCATCTATGCGAGAGGTTCCCACGATATGGATACCGTAGAATCAAGGTCATGTTGCGTCGTCAATACAGCATGCAGGTAAACCACAAACGAGTACACCGGCTCATGCGGGAAATGGGATTGTTGGTCAAATCCCCACAGCGAGAAGCTTCCCGAAAGAAGCGGTCTGGAAAGATTCCGGTGAGTCAGTCAAACGAACACTTCCAGTGCGATATGACAAAAATTTGGTGTGGTAAGGATGGCTGGGGATATCTATTCGCGGTAATCGATGCGTACGACCGTGAAATTGTGGGGTATTCGTTTTCGCGCTATTGCCGGACAGAGGAATTGCTGCAGGCTGTGGATAACGCATTCAACTACCGATTCCCGAGCGGGGTACGAGGCGCAAACTTAACGCTCAGAACTGACAACGGATGCCAAATGACAAGTCGACGATTCGTACAAGCCATGAAGGACTGCCAGGTGAAACATGAACGGACAGGTTATAACAACCCGGACGCAGATGGCTATATCGAACGTTTCTTCCGTTCGTTGAAGGAGGAAGAAGTTTGGATGCAGGAATACGACAACTTCGCGGAAGCCAAGATCGCAATCAAAACGTATATTGAGTTCTACAACAAAGAGCGCCCGCACTCAGCGTTGGGCTATCGTACACCGCAGGAATTCAGAAAATGGAAGGAATCAAAAGAGGCAGCGTAG